From Coturnix japonica isolate 7356 chromosome 1, Coturnix japonica 2.1, whole genome shotgun sequence, the proteins below share one genomic window:
- the ZBED4 gene encoding zinc finger BED domain-containing protein 4, whose product MENSKSRSPIMDGNFILGKINNLKVEQEEDGINCTLERMDIKTEQDEFKHADSSDEQEDKEKNFISNNPSKYLSTENEDDYGSLFSQYSSTLYDVAMEAVTQSLLSSRNISSRKKSPAWNHFFISPRDSTKAICMYCMKEFSRGKNEKDLSTSCLMRHVRRAHPTVLIQENGTMPNISSFSSPTLLLPPQSADMGDLSSMLSPIKLVKKMASKIPSPDRIIEESVSIVSSEEIADLSVSEKCNKEEVMVGSSLQLPNNQYDETVENVAEKTVVIPKNASGSRRRSAVWKHFYLSPLDNSKAVCIHCMNEFSRGKNGKDLGTSCLIRHMWRAHRSIVLQENGGGTSIPPLYTTPPTLLPSLLPSDSDLNSMSSSPGKLMKESASVSSSPDRISEEMHTNLSSGDVLVEDSMLSSSDDIGEVSFVSSPEKHCEGLGPLIFEPTAVFQQNKRIMKRLKSEVWHHFSLSSADSLKAVCRYCSCMISRGKKGDVGTSCLMRHLYRRHPDIIGNQKSCLDVSLANSPYATLASAECSSSKLTELPTMVTHDNQIIFPVNSKKTSKLWNHFSICSADSTKVICMHCGRTISRGKKPTNLGTSCLLRHLQRFHNNVLKTDVSETVLSTSTDNHMPLSTELLASATFDETNEKFCDSHPVAKKITSLVAEMIALDLQPYSFVDNIGFNRLLEYLQPQYSLPSPSYFSRTAIPDMYDNVRQIIISHLKEAESGVIHFTSGIWMSNQTREYLTLTAHWVTFESSFRPQCEDYHCSALLNVSQIDCDYNGISIQKQLEYWWEMWITSIGLQIGITVTDNHSIEKTLNEGDHSSVQCFSHTVNVIVNEAIKSQRMVQNLLSIARKICERVHRSAKAKEKLAELQKEYELPQHQLIQDVPSKWNTSFHMLERLIEQKRAIDEMSIECSFRELISCDQWEVMQSVCHALKPFEAASREMSTHMSTLSQVIPMIHILNRKIEMLFEETMGIDTMLKSLKEAMVSRLSSTLHDPRYIFATLLDPRYKTSLFTEEEAEQYKQDLIRELEIMSSTSEDDKPVSNGCDIGSPSTNSYGDDNIWSLMGDMKKTKDLKERAKLPEEMVLSYLEEEVLEHNCDPLTYWNFKKSSWPVLSKLAVRFLGCPPSIVPSERLFNTSNESNNFSQSRLMIEHFEKLIFLKVNLPLIYFQY is encoded by the coding sequence ATGGAAAACAGTAAATCACGTTCCCCCATCATGGATGGTAATTTCATCTTGGGAAAAATCAATAACTTGAAAGTAGAGCAAGAGGAAGATGGCATTAACTGTACTCTAGAAAGAATGGATATAAAGACAGAACAAGATGAATTTAAGCATGCAGAcagcagtgatgaacaagaggacaaagaaaagaacttcATTAGCAACAACCCTAGCAAATATTTatctacagaaaatgaagatgattaTGGATCTCTTTTTTCTCAGTATAGTAGTACGCTGTATGATGTAGCAATGGAGGCTGTGACACAAAGTCTCCTTTCCAGCAGGAACATAAGCTCCAGAAAAAAGTCACCCGCTTGGAACCATTTTTTTATATCTCCTAGAGATAGCACTAAAGCAATATGTATGTACTGTATGAAAGAATTTAGCAGgggtaaaaatgaaaaggacCTAAGTACAAGTTGTCTCATGAGACATGTGAGGAGAGCCCATCCTACTGTACTGATTCAAGAAAATGGGACTATGCCAAAtatatcttccttttcttcacctACGTTGTTACTGCCTCCTCAGTCTGCAGATATGGGAGATCTGAGTTCTATGTTATCCCCTATAAAACTGGTAAAGAAAATGGCTTCTAAAATACCATCTCCCGATCGAATAATTGAGGAATCTGTTTCTAttgtttcttctgaagaaatagCAGATCTCTCAGTTTCTGAAAAGTGCAACAAAGAAGAAGTCATGGTTGGGTCATCTCTACAGCTGCCCAACAACCAGTATGATGAAACTGTGGAGAATGTAGCAGAAAAAACTGTTGTAATTCCAAAGAACGCATCAGGTTCTAGAAGGAGATCTGCTGTCTGGAAACACTTTTATTTATCACCACTTGATAATTCTAAAGCTGTTTGCATCCACTGTATGAATGAATtcagtagaggaaaaaatggaaaagaccTTGGAACGAGTTGTTTGATAAGACACATGTGGAGAGCACATCGTTCCATTGTCCTGCAAGAGAATGGGGGTGGTACCAGTATACCACCTCTCTACACCACACCTCCAACTCTGTTGCCTTCTTTACTACCGTCAGATAGTGATCTGAATTCCATGTCATCCTCTCCTGGAAAGCTAATGAAAGAATCAGCTTctgtctcctcttctccagacagaaTCTCAGAGGAGATGCATACTAACCTCTCTTCTGGAGATGTTCTAGTGGAAGACTCAATGCTGTCATCTTCTGATGACATAGGTGAAGTCTCCTTTGTGTCCTCTCCTGAGAAACATTGTGAGGGATTAGGCCCACTCATATTTGAACctactgctgtatttcagcaaaataaaaggattatGAAAAGGCTTAAGTCAGAAGTTTGGCATCACTTTTCATTGTCATCTGCTGACAGTTTAAAAGCAGTATGTAGATACTGCAGTTGTATGATAAGTCGTGGTAAAAAAGGAGATGTGGGCACGAGCTGCTTGATGAGACATCTATATAGACGCCATCCTGATATAATTGGAAACCAAAAAAGCTGTCTTGATGTTAGTTTGGCAAATTCTCCTTATGCCACTTTGGCTTCTGCGGAATGTTCATCCTCAAAGTTGACCGAATTACCTACAATGGTTACACATGataatcaaattatttttcctgtcaaTAGCAAGAAGACCTCAAAACTGTGGAATCACTTTTCAATTTGTTCTGCAGATTCAACAAAAGTAATATGTATGCACTGTGGACGTACAATAAGTAGGGGGAAAAAGCCAACAAATCTGGGCACAAGTTGCCTTCTAAGACATTTGCAGCGGTTTCATAACAATGTGTTGAAAACTGATGTGTCAGAGACTGTATTATCCACATCTACGGATAATCACATGCCCCTGAGCACAGAATTATTAGCATCTGCAACTTTTGATGAAACCAATGAAAAGTTTTGTGACTCTCACCCAGTTGCCAAAAAAATCACAAGTCTTGTAGCTGAAATGATTGCACTTGACCTTCAGCCATATTCTTTTGTAGACAACATTGGCTTTAACCGGCTGCTCGAATACTTGCAACCTCAGTATTCTTTACCTTCTCCATCTTACTTTTCTAGGACAGCAATTCCAGATATGTACGATAATGTAAgacaaataattatttcacaTCTTAAAGAAGCTGAAAGTGGAGTGATCCATTTTACATCAGGAATATGGATGAGCAACCAGACAAGAGAATATCTAACCCTTACAGCTCACTGGGTAACATTTGAGTCTTCATTTCGACCGCAGTGTGAGGATTATCATTGTTCAGCACTATTAAATGTATCACAGATTGATTGCGACTACAATGGAATCAGTATTCAAAAGCAGTTAGAGTACTGGTGGGAAATGTGGATTACTTCCATTGGCCTTCAGATTGGGATTACTGTTACTGATAATCATAGTATAGAAAAAACTTTAAATGAGGGTGATCATTCAAGTGTACAGTGCTTTAGTCACACTGTTAATGTCATCGTAAACGAGGCCATTAAAAGCCAGAGAATGGTTCAGAATTTGCTAAGTATTGCAAGAAAGATCTGTGAACGTGTTCATCggtcagcaaaagcaaaagagaagttAGCTGAGTTGCAAAAAGAGTATGAGTTGCCTCAGCATCAGCTTATCCAAGATGTTCCATCCAAGTGGAACACATCATTTCATATGCTTGAACGTCTCATTGAACAGAAAAGAGCAATTGATGAGATGTCAATAGAGTGCAGCTTTCGGGAGCTAATAAGTTGCGATCAGTGGGAAGTTATGCAGTCAGTATGTCATGCTCTCAAGCCTTTCGAAGCTGCAAGTAGGGAAATGAGTACACACATGTCTACTTTGAGTCAAGTGATCCCAATGATCCATATCCTTaacaggaaaatagaaatgctATTTGAGGAGACAATGGGCATAGACACTATGCTGAAATCTTTGAAAGAAGCTATGGTGAGCAGATTGTCCTCCACACTTCATGATCCAAGGTACATTTTTGCGACGCTTCTGGATCCTCGCtataaaacatctttatttacTGAAGAGGAGGCTGAACAGTATAAACAAGACTTAATCAGGGAGCTGGAAATAATGAGTTCTACCTCAGAAGATGATAAACCTGTTTCCAATGGATGTGATATAGGTTCACCATCTACAAATTCATATGGAGATGATAATATTTGGTCACTCATGGGTGACATGAAGAAAACGAAAGACCTGAAGGAGAGAGCAAAGTTACCAGAGGAGATGGTGCTTTCTTACTTGGAGGAAGAAGTACTCGAGCATAACTGTGATCCTCTAACTTACTGGAACTTTAAGAAGTCATCTTGGCCAGTACTGTCAAAATTGGCTGTCAGGTTCTTGGGTTGTCCACCAAGTATTGTTCCTTCAGAGAGATTGTTCAATACATCCAATGAAAGCAACAACTTTAGTCAGTCGAGATTAATGATTGAACACTTTGAAAAACTTATCTTTTTGAAAGTGAATCTTCCTTTAATATACTTCCAGTATTGA